In Ptychodera flava strain L36383 unplaced genomic scaffold, AS_Pfla_20210202 Scaffold_31__1_contigs__length_3010019_pilon, whole genome shotgun sequence, the following are encoded in one genomic region:
- the LOC139127352 gene encoding tripartite motif-containing protein 2-like, with the protein MAGIVPKDTVRRLSRQGNGPGEVRWPWGLTINHNGQVVVSDVGEEHDDEQPGSVKTVTADTAQIISTITFHGLPNTFRPTDVKMSKNNLYYIADNGNKCILVCDAKSRLKQIIDIGEVSLPMICLGPDNTVFVADYNGRVIKYSKAGEMISSKQLSEPCDLTMNSKYQLIVSCEDEHCIYVLDSNLNTLHTFGHEHLVEPRGVSVDAIGENIYVADENKVKIFSAQGEYLTDVTVDGEPLIIAVFADGRIVYTDVSDLSDVSDVSVGTVRVIYT; encoded by the coding sequence ATGGCAGGTATTGTTCCCAAAGACACAGTCAGAAGATTGTCAAGGCAAGGCAATGGACCAGGAGAAGTCAGGTGGCCATGGGGATTGACAATAAACCACAATGGACAAGTAGTTGTCAGTGACGTGGGAGAAGAACATGATGATGAACAGCCTGGCAGTGTGAAGACAGTAACAGCAGACACTGCACAGATCATATCAACAATCACTTTTCATGGCTTGCCAAATACTTTCAGACCAACAGAtgtgaaaatgtctaaaaacaATTTGTATTACATTGCCGACAATGGCAACAAATGCATTCTAGTGTGCGATGCAAAGAGTAGATTGAAACAAATAATAGATATTGGTGAAGTGAGTTTACCTATGATATGTCTTGGTCCGGACAACACTGTTTTTGTAGCAGACTACAATGGCCGTGTGATAAAATACAGCAAAGCTGGTGAAATGATTTCAAGTAAACAACTCAGTGAACCCTGCGATCTGAccatgaatagcaaatatcaactCATAGTGTCATGTGAAGATGAACATTGTATCTATGTTTTGGACAGTAATCTCAACACATTGCACACATTTGGACATGAACACTTAGTAGAGCCACGTGGAGTCAGTGTTGATGcaattggagaaaatatttatgtagCAGATGAGAATAAAGTAAAGATCTTTAGTGCACAGGGTGAATACCTGACAGATGTAACTGTAGATGGAGAGCCTCTGATCATTGCAGTGTTTGCAGACGGTAGAATAGTTTATACAGATGTCAGTGATCTCAGTGATGTCAGTGATGTCAGTGTTGGCACTGTGCGTGTAATTTACACGTAA